A DNA window from Myxocyprinus asiaticus isolate MX2 ecotype Aquarium Trade chromosome 15, UBuf_Myxa_2, whole genome shotgun sequence contains the following coding sequences:
- the LOC127453318 gene encoding regulator of chromosome condensation-like yields MPAKKAVKRQTITASEDSTVVKKLKVSHSSHGQEKGLVLVLGQGDVGQLGLGEDVLERKKPALVTLPEGIVQAVAGGMHTVCLSDTGNVYTFGCNDEGALGRDTSEEGTEMVPAKVDLGEKVVQVSAGDSHTAALTEDGTVYVWGSFRDNNGVIGLLEPMKKCTLPVKVPLDKPVIKIVSGNDHLVMLTVNGELYTSGCGEQGQLGRVAEHFANRGGRKGLRRLLEPQVVIMKPRGKVVFTDVFCGAYFTFAVSKEGHVYGFGLSNYHQLGTQSTNICFIPVKLTSFKNSTTSWVGFSGGQHHTLCLNSEGQVYSLGRAEYGRLGLGKDAGEKSEPSQVPGISDAQVVACGASVSYAVTKQGSVFAWGMGTNLQLGTGEEDDEWSPVEMTGKQLENRVVLSVSSGGQHTVLLVKDKQES; encoded by the exons ATGCCAGCGAAAAAAGCTGTAAAGAGACAAACCATTACAGCAAGTGAGGACTCAACGGTTGTGAAAAAACTAAAAG ttTCCCACAGTAGTCATGGCCAGGAGAAGGGCCTGGTGCTTGTTCTCGGGCAGGGTGACGTTGGACAGCTCGGCCTGGGAGAGGATGTGCTTGAGAGGAAGAAACCGGCCCTGGTGACTCTTCCTGAGGGCATTGTGCAGGCCGTGGCGGGGGGCATGCACACAGTTTGCCTCAGCGACACAGGAAAT GTTTATACATTTGGCTGTAATGATGAGGGCGCTTTGGGTCGCGACACATCAGAAGAGGGCACAGAGATGGTTCCGGCCAAGGTGGACCTTGGAGAGAAGGTGGTACAGGTTTCTGCAGGGGACAGCCACACTGCTGCCCTCACAGAGGATGGAACTGTCTACGTCTGGGGCTCTTTTAGA GATAATAATGGTGTCATTGGACTCCTGGAGCCCATGAAAAAATGCACGTTGCCTGTCAAAGTTCCTTTAGACAAGCCCGTGATTAAAATAGTATCAG GAAATGATCACTTGGTGATGCTGACTGTGAATGGAGAGCTTTACACTTCAGGATGTGGAGAACAAGGACAGCTGGGAAGGGTGGCTGAGCACTTTGCTAACCGTGGAGGCAGGAAAGGATTGA GGAGGCTACTGGAGCCGCAGGTGGTTATCATGAAGCCACGGGGGAAGGTCGTCTTCACTGATGTCTTTTGTGGAGCGTACTTCACATTTGCTGTGTCTAAAGAGGGTCACGTCTATGGCTTTGGCCTGTCCAATTACCACCAGCTTG GTACCCAAAGCACAAACATCTGCTTTATTCCTGTCAAGCTCACCTCTTTCAAGAACTCCACCACCTCCTGGGTGGGTTTCTCAGGGGGACAGCACCACACTCTTTGTCTGAATTCTGAAG GACAAGTATACAGTCTTGGTCGGGCCGAGTACGGCCGATTGGGCCTGGGGAAAGATGCAGGAGAGAAGAGTGAGCCCTCACAAGTCCCTGGTATCAGTGACGCTCAAGTGGTCGCCTGTGGTGCCTCAGTAAGCTACGCTGTCACCAAACAAG GCTCTGTGTTCGCCTGGGGCATGGGCACCAACCTGCAGCTGGGTACAGGAGAGGAGGATGATGAATGGAGCCCTGTGGAGATGACCGGCAAGCAGCTGGAGAATCGTGTAGTTCTTTCAGTGTCCAGTGGAGGGCAGCACACAGTCCTGCTGGTCAAAGACAAGCAGGAGAGCTGA